The following DNA comes from Kaistia sp. 32K.
TGATCTCCTGCGCCGTCGCGTTGGCATAGTGCCGCTCGATGACGCCGACGACACCCGGACCACCGGGCGGCATGTCGACAAAGGCGGTCTCGATCGGCACGCGCGTCGCGATCGACCCCGACGTGATCGGCTTGCCGCCGCCGCAGGCGGCGAGGCTGAGCAGCGCCAGCGCGGACGCGACGCCCTTGAGGGAGGGGTGGATCGATCGGGGGAGCGGGAGCGGCGTGAGGAGCGACCTGGGGGGCATGGCGGCTCTCATCCGACGAACCGATTCAGGGTTCGCCCGGAACCGCCGGCACATCGCCCGGTGGCCCGACCCCAAATTCCTGCCCGCATCGATCGCCCCCATTGCCCGTTCAGCGGCATCGCCGCATCGGCCGCGATGGCTGTTCGGGCCTCGCCGCGAACCGCCTTCAGCTTTGGAGCTCAACCTGTTCGAGCATGGTTAACAAACGGTTACGATCCGAATGTTAAGGGCCGTTAATCATAAAAAGCAGCGGAGAAAAATGCGAATAACAGCAAGCCGTTGCGCCGAAGACGCGCCCGTGAGCGCATCCCCTAACGGCAGCCGTCAGCCCGCTTTCGCGACAGCCGACTGCAGGCGGGAAATCAGCGCCTCGCGCTCGTCCGCCGGATAGGGCTCGCGAGTGCCCTGCCCCCAGACGGGCCCCGGCCAGGCGGCGTCGCCGACCGAGCGGCCGATGACGTGGACATGCATCTGGCGGACGATGTTGCCGAGCGCTCCGACATTGAGCTTGTCGAACGTCGCCACGGCGCCGAGCAGGAGGCCGGCGCGCTTGGTCTCGACCGCCAAGACGGCGAGTTCCGCGTCAGGCAGCTCCGTCCACTCTTCCAGCCCCGGCTTGCGCGGCAGGAGCAGGAGCCAGGGATAGCGGCGATCATCCATCAGGCGGAGCTGGCAGAGCGGCCATTCGGCGACGAAGATGCTGTCCGCAGCGATGCGCTCGGCGATTTCGAACGTCTCGCTCACGCCGCCGACTCCGACAGCAGGCCGTCGAAATAGGCGATGGTGTGGCGCAGCCCCTCGTCGAGCTCGATCGTCGGCTTCCAGTCGAGCACGCGACCGGCCAGCGTGATGTCGGGCTGGCGCTGGCGCGGATCGTCGGAGGGCAGCGGCTGGAAGACGAGCTTCGACGACGAGCCGGTCAGCGCGATCACCCGTTCCGCCAGCTGGCGGATGGTGAATTCGTTGGGATTGCCGACATTGATCGGACCGGTCACCTCGTCGCCGGTATCCATCAGGCGGGTCATGCCCTCGAGCAGGTCGTCGACATAGCAGAAGGAGCGCGTCTGCTGGCCCTCGCCATAGATGGTGATGTCCTCGCCACGGAGCGCCTGCACGATGAAGTTGGAGACAACGCGCCCGTCATTCGGGTGCATGCGCGGGCCATAGGTATTGAAGATCCGCATCACCTTGATGCGCAGCTTGTGCTGGCGCCAGTAGTCGAAGAACAGCGTCTCGGCGCAGCGCTTGCCCTCGTCGTAGCAGGAGCGGATGCCGATCGGGTTGACGTTGCCCCAGTAATCCTCGGTCTGCGGATGCACGCTCGGATCGCCATAGACCTCGGAGGTCGAGGCCTGCAGGATCTTCGCCTTCAGGCGCTTGGCCAGCCCCAGCATGTTGATCGCGCCATGGACGCTGACCTTGGTCGTCGCCACGGGATCGTGCTGGTAATGCACCGGCGAGGCCGGACAGGCGAGGTTGTAGATCTCGTCGACCTCGACATAGAGCGGGAACGTCACGTCGTGCCGCAACAGCTCGAACCGCTTGTGACCGATCAGATGCTCGATGTTGCGACGCGAACCGGTGAAGAAATTGTCGGCGCAGAGCACCTCGTCGCCGCGCGCCAGCAGCCGGTCGCAAAGATGCGAGCCCAGGAAGCCGGCGCCGCCGGTGACGAGTATGCGCTTGTTCGAATGCATGGGGGCCTCTCGAATCGTGTGCGGGCATCCTGACCGGTTTCCCCGACCCCGCCAATGCGGCGCGGCCGCCGATCGGGCGGCATTTCCGTCACAGGCTATCGGCAAGAACCAGAAATCCAGAATCCGGCGCGATTACACCTTGATTCTGCCCCCGGCGGTGGGTTTGCATCGAACTGCAACCAGCGCTGGTGAGTCCCCGCCGGCCGGCTTGCCACCCGCACACCGTCCGAGGTCGACGTGTCCACCATCGCCGAGAAGCGCCGCATGCCGACATGCGCGCGCTTGCATGCGCCGCCACATCGGGAAACCGCCCGATGACCGCCGTCCTGCCCGTCTCCAACGACCAGACGGAACGCGTCGTCGCCGGAATCCTGATCGCCCTCTCCGGCAACATCATGTTCGCCACCAGCGACGCGATCGTGAAGCTGCTGACGGCGCGCTATTCCGTCTTCCAGATCATCGTCAGCCAGGCCCTCTTCGCGCTGATCCCGCTCACCGTGATCATCCTGCGCAAGGGCGGCTTCCGCTCGCTCCGGGTCCGCCATCCGCGCCTGGTGGTGCTGCGCGGCGTCCTCGCCGGCACGGCGACGGTGTTCGGCTTTTATAGTTTCTCGCAGTTGCCGCTCGCCGAAAGCTATTCGATCGCCTTCTGCACGCCGCTCTTCGTCACGCTGCTGTCGATCCCGATCCTCGGCGAGAAGGTCGGACTGCATCGCTGGGGCGCGGTCCTCGCCGGCTTCGTCGGCATCCTCGTGATGGTGCGCCCCGGCTTCGCCACCCTGCATGTCGGCCATGCCGCCGCGTTGATCGGCGCCGGCCTCGGCGCCTTCACCGTGCTCGTCCTGCGCCGCATCGCGCGCGAAGAGATGCGCGCCGTGATGGTGCTCGCCGTCGTCACCGGGCTGATCGTGGTCAGCCTGCCCGGCATGTTCCTGACGTTCCGCATGCCGACGCTGCCGGACATGGCGCTCTTCGCCTGCACCGGCCTGCTGATGGGCAGCGCCCAGTTCTTCATCGCGAAATCGCTGTCGCTGGCGCCGGCCTCGGTCATCGCGCCAATGCAGTATTCGATGATCCTCTGGGCGATCATCTATGGCGCGCTGCTGTTCGGCACGCGTGTCGACCCGATCATGGTGGTCGGCGCGACGATCGTCATCGCCAGCGGCCTCTACATCATGCACCGCGAGAGACGGCGGGGTCACCGGAGGCGGTAGAGCCAGGGCTAGAGCAAGCCCCTCACCCTACCCTCTCCCGCGAGCGGGCGAGGGGTTCGGCCGGCAGCCTTCATAACGATTGAGCGTTTCAACAAACGCTGGCGAACTCCCTCGCCCGCTTGCGGGAGAGGGTTGGGGTGAGGGTCCGCGCTTGCTTCGCCGCTGCTCGAGGGCGGCGAAGACAGGAGCCCCTAGAACTTCGGCTCGGGCTGGCCGGCGGCGCGGCAGGCGGCCGTCAGCGTGTTGGCCATCAGCATGGCGATGGTCATCGGGCCGACGCCGCCGGGAACCGGCGTGATCGCCGACGCGACGGCAGCCGCCTCGGCATAGGCGACGTCGCCGACGAGGCGCGTCTTGCCTTCGCCGCGCTCGGGCGCCGGAATGCGGTTCATGCCGACATCGATGACGACGGCGCCGGGCTTGACCCAGTCGCCGCGCACCATCTCCGGCCGGCCCACCGCCGCGACGATGATATCGGCCTTACGCGCCAGCGCCGGCAGGTCGCGGCTGCGCGAATGCGCCACCGTCACCGTGCAGCTCTCCTGCAGCAGCAATTTCGCCATCGGCTTGCCGACGATGTTGGAGCGGCCGATCACCAGCGCGTCCTTGCCGGCGAGATCCCCGCCCAGCACGCGCTGGATCAGCAGCAGGCAGCCCGCCGGCGTGCAGGAGACCAGCGCGCGATCGCGCTCGCCGATCGCCAGCCGGCCGACATTGATCGGGTGGAAGCCGTCGACGTCCTTGGCCGGATCGATCGCCTCGATCACCTTCGACGTGTCGATGTGCCGGGGCAGCGGCAGCTGGACGAGAATGCCGTGGATGGCCGGATCGCGGTTCAGCTGCTCGACGATGGCGAGGACATCGGCCTCTCTGGTATCGAGCGGCAGCGTGTGCTGCACCGAATGGAAGCCGAGCTCGGTCGCCTTGCGCCCCTTGGCGCCGACATAGACCTGGCTCGCGGCATCGTCGCCGACGAGCACGACCGCGAGGCCGGGCGCCACGCCGCCATTGGCGATCAGCCGCGCGGTCTCTGTCGCGACCTGCGCCGTGATCTCGGCCGCGACCGCCTTGCCGTCGATCACGGCAGCCTTGGCCTCAGCGGAAGATGACAGTCCGTGTGTCATTGAGAAGGACCCGATGCTCGATGTGGAACTTGACCGCACGGGCCAGCACTGTGTTCTCGATGTCGCGACCGATGGCGATCATCGCCTCGGCCGACATGGAATGATCGACGCGGCCGACATCCTGCTCGATGATCGGACCCTCGTCGAGCTCGGCGGTCACGTAATGCGCCGTCGCGCCGATCAGCTTGACGCCGCGCTCATGCGCGCGGTGATAGGGCTTGGCGCCCTTGAAGCTCGGCAGGAACGAATGGTGGATGTTGATGACGCGGCCGGCGAGACGGGCCGACATGTCATCCGACAGCACCTGCATGTAGCGGGCGAGCACGACGAGATCGATCTTCTGATCGTCGATCAGGGCGAGGATCTCGCTCTCCTGCTCTTCCTTGCTGCGGCCATCGACGGGAACATAGTGGTAGGGCAGCCCCTCCCCCTCGACCCGGCGGCGCATCGTCTCGTGGTTGGAGACGACGGAAACCAGATCCATCGGCAGCTGGCCGATCGAATTGCGATAGAGCAGGTCGTTCAGGCAGTGCCCCATCTTGGAAACCAGGATCATGACGCGCGGCTTGATGCGCAGATCATGCAGCTTCCAGTCGAAATCATAGGCGGTCGCGACCGGCTCGAAGCCGCGCGAAAAGCTATCCAGCGTCGTATCCGGCAGGCCGGAGAACGAAACGCGCATGAAGAAGCGGCCACTGTCGGGATCGCCATACTGGGCGCTCTCGACGA
Coding sequences within:
- the folD gene encoding bifunctional methylenetetrahydrofolate dehydrogenase/methenyltetrahydrofolate cyclohydrolase FolD, whose product is MTHGLSSSAEAKAAVIDGKAVAAEITAQVATETARLIANGGVAPGLAVVLVGDDAASQVYVGAKGRKATELGFHSVQHTLPLDTREADVLAIVEQLNRDPAIHGILVQLPLPRHIDTSKVIEAIDPAKDVDGFHPINVGRLAIGERDRALVSCTPAGCLLLIQRVLGGDLAGKDALVIGRSNIVGKPMAKLLLQESCTVTVAHSRSRDLPALARKADIIVAAVGRPEMVRGDWVKPGAVVIDVGMNRIPAPERGEGKTRLVGDVAYAEAAAVASAITPVPGGVGPMTIAMLMANTLTAACRAAGQPEPKF
- a CDS encoding DMT family transporter; protein product: MTAVLPVSNDQTERVVAGILIALSGNIMFATSDAIVKLLTARYSVFQIIVSQALFALIPLTVIILRKGGFRSLRVRHPRLVVLRGVLAGTATVFGFYSFSQLPLAESYSIAFCTPLFVTLLSIPILGEKVGLHRWGAVLAGFVGILVMVRPGFATLHVGHAAALIGAGLGAFTVLVLRRIAREEMRAVMVLAVVTGLIVVSLPGMFLTFRMPTLPDMALFACTGLLMGSAQFFIAKSLSLAPASVIAPMQYSMILWAIIYGALLFGTRVDPIMVVGATIVIASGLYIMHRERRRGHRRR
- a CDS encoding HIT domain-containing protein; the encoded protein is MSETFEIAERIAADSIFVAEWPLCQLRLMDDRRYPWLLLLPRKPGLEEWTELPDAELAVLAVETKRAGLLLGAVATFDKLNVGALGNIVRQMHVHVIGRSVGDAAWPGPVWGQGTREPYPADEREALISRLQSAVAKAG
- a CDS encoding UDP-glucuronic acid decarboxylase family protein, producing MHSNKRILVTGGAGFLGSHLCDRLLARGDEVLCADNFFTGSRRNIEHLIGHKRFELLRHDVTFPLYVEVDEIYNLACPASPVHYQHDPVATTKVSVHGAINMLGLAKRLKAKILQASTSEVYGDPSVHPQTEDYWGNVNPIGIRSCYDEGKRCAETLFFDYWRQHKLRIKVMRIFNTYGPRMHPNDGRVVSNFIVQALRGEDITIYGEGQQTRSFCYVDDLLEGMTRLMDTGDEVTGPINVGNPNEFTIRQLAERVIALTGSSSKLVFQPLPSDDPRQRQPDITLAGRVLDWKPTIELDEGLRHTIAYFDGLLSESAA
- the purU gene encoding formyltetrahydrofolate deformylase; this translates as MSVDPARFVLTLSCGDRRGIVAAVANCIASQGCNIVESAQYGDPDSGRFFMRVSFSGLPDTTLDSFSRGFEPVATAYDFDWKLHDLRIKPRVMILVSKMGHCLNDLLYRNSIGQLPMDLVSVVSNHETMRRRVEGEGLPYHYVPVDGRSKEEQESEILALIDDQKIDLVVLARYMQVLSDDMSARLAGRVINIHHSFLPSFKGAKPYHRAHERGVKLIGATAHYVTAELDEGPIIEQDVGRVDHSMSAEAMIAIGRDIENTVLARAVKFHIEHRVLLNDTRTVIFR